Proteins from a genomic interval of Medicago truncatula cultivar Jemalong A17 chromosome 3, MtrunA17r5.0-ANR, whole genome shotgun sequence:
- the LOC25489883 gene encoding probable glycosyltransferase At5g03795 codes for MKASSTCSSQFLALFLALALTALVLVSSWIHSPNFSSFLGSWSWKAKQPTSLDIEIDRASTNEGEPPSSSAFPLQTFAPYDSHDGEKLDTNFKHKGTDKVNVRDHKYSKLEKIESKLAKARYSIKEASKVQNLTSTHQDQDYVPQGPIYRNPNAFHRSYLEMEKVFKIFVYEEGEPPLFHNGLSKDIYSTEGIFINEMEKGRYYRTNDPNEAFVYFLPFSVVMMVEYLYVGGSNDKTPIGVTVKDYIHVISHKYPFWNQSLGHDHFMLSCHDWGPDASAYEDNLFNNSIRVLCNANTSEGFKPAKDASFPEMFLKKGEITNLVGGYSPSRRTILAFFAGHLHGYIRYLLLDTWKNKDQDVQVYEELPDEDSYHTKLRSSKFCLCPSGYEVASPRIVEAIFAECVPVLISDSYVPPFSDVLNWKAFSVQIDVKDIPNIKNILMGISQRQYLKMQRRVKQVQRHFVPNEPPKRFDVFHMTIHSIWLRRLNVRIHDDQ; via the exons ATGAAAGCTTCTTCCACTTGTTCTTCTCAATTTTTGGCTCTCTTCTTGGCACTAGCATTAACTGCACTAGTTCTTGTTTCTTCTTGGATTCATTCTCcaaatttttcatcatttctaGGTTCTTGGAGTTGGAAGGCAAAACAACCAACTTCTTTGGATATAGAAATAGATAGAGCTTCAACAAATGAAGGAGAACCTCCATCATCAAGTGCATTTCCATTACAAACTTTTGCTCCATATGATTCTCAT GATGGTGAAAAGCTTGACACAAACTTTAAGCATAAAGGTACAGACAAAGTGAATGTTAGGGATCATAAATACAGCAAGTTggaaaaaattgaatcaaaattggCTAAAGCAAGGTATTCCATCAAAGAAGCTAGCAAAGTTCAAAATTTAACATCAACCCACCAAGACCAAGATTATGTTCCTCAAGGACCAATTTACAGAAACCCCAATGCTTTTCATAG GAGTTATCTAGAGATGGAGAAGGTGTTCAAGATTTTTGTGTATGAGGAGGGGGAACCACCACTGTTTCATAATGGTTTAAGCAAAGATATATACTCAACAGAAGGAATATTCATAAATGAAATGGAAAAGGGAAGGTACTATCGCACTAATGATCCAAATGAAGCTTTTGTGTATTTTCTACCTTTCAGTGTGGTTATGATGGTTGAATATCTCTACGTGGGTGGATCCAATGATAAAACTCCCATTGGTGTTACTGTGAAAGACTACATCCATGTTATATCTCATAAATATCCCTTCTGGAATCAGTCCTTAGGCCATGATCATTTCATGCTCTCTTGCCACGATTGG GGTCCAGATGCATCTGCTTACGAGGACAACTTGTTCAACAATTCAATAAGGGTTCTTTGCAATGCAAATACATCTGAAGGATTCAAGCCAGCAAAGGATGCATCATTCCCTGAAATGTTTCTCAAGAAAGGAGAAATCACAAATCTTGTAGGAGGGTACTCTCCATCTCGTAGGACAATCCTTGCTTTCTTTGCAGGTCACTTGCATGGTTACATACGATATCTACTCCTCGATACATGGAAAAACAAAGACCAAGATGTGCAAGTCTATGAAGAACTCCCTGATGAAGATTCTTACCACACAAAGCTTAGAAGCAGCAAGTTTTGTTTGTGTCCAAGTGGTTATGAAGTAGCAAGTCCAAGAATAGTGGAAGCTATATTTGCAGAATGTGTGCCTGTATTGATTTCTGATAGCTATGTTCCACCCTTTAGTGATGTTTTGAATTGGAAAGCGTTTTCAGTTCAAATAGATGTGAAGGATATtcctaatataaaaaatatactcATGGGGATTTCACAGAGGCAGTACTTGAAGATGCAGAGGAGAGTGAAACAAGTGCAAAGACATTTTGTTCCTAATGAGCCACCAAAGAGGTTTGATGTATTTCATATGACTATTCATTCCATTTGGCTCAGAAGGTTGAACGTCCGTATTCATGATGATCAGTGA